Proteins co-encoded in one Sparus aurata chromosome 18, fSpaAur1.1, whole genome shotgun sequence genomic window:
- the LOC115568652 gene encoding protocadherin gamma-A12-like produces the protein MEISESAEKGNRFSIQEAHDADIGQNAVQRYNLQKNDHFILSVDSNRVELVLENKLDRENQEEINLLLTALDGGSPQRSGTVVIHVTVLDANDNAPVFSQAVYKASLPENSPPDTIVITVSATDADEGVHGDVTYDFGHVSDDDVNVFSIDPKTGEIRVTGVIDFEESSSFEMRVEAEDGLGLTSYAKVIIDVTDKNDNAPVIYLKSLTNPIPENVSPGTEVGIINVQDRDSESNGQFRCSIQQGAPFKLVPSIKNYYSLVTTGQLDRELVSAYNITITATDEGSPPLSSSKTVQLSVADINDNPPVFEEQSYSAYVSENNKPGSTLCSVTARDPDWRQNGTVIYSLLPGEVNGAPVSSYVSVNGDTGVIHAVRSFDYEQFRSFKVQVMARDNGSPPLSSNVTVSVFVSDVNDNSPQILYPAPEGNSFMTELVPKAAHGGSLVSKVIAVDEDSGQNAWLSYEIVKSTDAGLFTIGVHSGEIRTQRDISESDSMKQNLIVAVKDNGQPSLSATCSMYLLISDNLAEVPELKDISHDEKNSKLTSYLIIALVSVSTFFLTFIIIILGVRFCRRRKPRLLFDGAVAIPSAYLPPNYADVDGTGTLRSAYNYDAYLTTGSRTSDFKFVTSYNDNTLPADQTLRKSPSDFVDPFEDLETSVEVGPV, from the coding sequence ATGGAAATAAGTGAATCAGCTGAAAAGGGCAACCGCTTCTCTATACAGGAGGCCCATGACGCAGATATAGGTCAAAATGCTGTTCAGAGGTACAACCTGCAGAAAAACGACCATTTTATTTTATCGGTTGACAGCAACAGAGTTGAACTCGTACTGGAGAATAAACTGGATCGAGAGAATCAAGAGGAGATTAATCTGCTCCTCACAGCTCTAGATGGTGGCTCTCCTCAGAGATCAGGTACTGTAGTCATACACGTCACTGTGCTGGATGCTAATGATAACGCCCCAGTGTTCAGCCAGGCCGTTTATAAAGCCAGTCTACCTGAAAACTCTCCCCCAGATACCATAGTTATTACTGTTAGTGCTACAGACGCAGATGAAGGAGTGCATGGAGATGTGACGTATGACTTTGGTCACGTGTCTGATGACGATGTCAATGTTTTCTCTATTGATCCTAAAACCGGAGAAATCAGAGTAACTGGAGTGAttgactttgaagaaagtagTTCTTTTGAAATGAGGGTGGAAGCTGAGGATGGTTTAGGACTTACTTCTTACGCCAAAGTTATAATAGATGTCACTGATAAGAATGATAATGCTCCAGTAATATACCTGAAATCACTGACTAACCCCATACCTGAGAACGTGTCACCTGGTACAGAGGTGGGCATCATTAACGTGCAGGACAGAGACTCAGAGAGTAACGGACAGTTCCGCTGCTCCATTCAGCAAGGAGCCCCTTTTAAGTTGGTTCCttctattaaaaactattaTTCTCTGGTGACCACAGGACAACTGGACCGTGAACTAGTGTCTGCTTACAACATCACAATCACTGCCACTGACGAGGGCTCAccacctctgtcctcctctaaaACTGTTCAGTTATCTGTAGCAGACATCAACGACAACCCACCTGTGTTTGAGGAACAGTCGTACAGCGCATATGtgagtgaaaataacaaacccgGCTCCACTTTATGTTCCGTTACTGCTCGAGACCCCGACTGGAGACAAAACGGTACAGTGATTTATTCTCTGTTACCCGGTGAGGTGAACGGTGCCCCGGTGTCCTCCTATGTGTCTGTTAACGGAGACACGGGGGTGATCCACGCTGTGAGGTCGTTTGATTATGAACAGTTCAGGAGTTTTAAAGTGCAGGTGATGGCCAGAGACAAcggctctcctcctctcagcagcaACGTGACCGTCAGTGTGTTCGTATCGGATGTGAATGACAACTCTCCTCAGATACTGTACCCCGCCCCGGAGGGCAACTCCTTCATGACCGAACTGGTCCCCAAAGCTGCACACGGAGGCTCTCTGGTATCCAAAGTGATAGCGGTGGACGAGGACTCCGGACAGAACGCCTGGCTGTCCTATGAAATTGTGAAATCCACCGATGCGGGACTTTTCACTATCGGTGTCCACAGCGGAGAGATCAGGACACAGCGGGACATTTCTGAATCTGACAGCATGAAACAGAACCTTATTGTGGCAGTGAAAGATAACGGACagccctctctgtctgccacCTGTTCcatgtatttacttatttctgATAACTTGGCTGAGGTGCCAgaactgaaggacatttctCATGACGAGAAGAATTCGAAACTGACCTCTTATCTGATCATCGCGCTGGTGTCTGTGTCCACCTTTTTCCTgaccttcatcatcattatccTGGGTGTGAGGTTTTGTCGCAGGAGAAAGCCCAGACTGTTGTTTGATGGAGCAGTCGCCATCCCCAGCGCTTATCTCCCTCCTAATTACGCAGACGTTGATGGCACGGGAACTTTACGCAGCGCATACAACTATGACGCATACCTGACAACAGGATCTAGAACCAGTGACTTTAAGTTTGTGACATCTTACAATGACAACACACTGCCTGCTGACCAGACTCTGAGGAAAAGTCCATCCGACTTCGTTGACCCTTTTGAAGATCTAGAGACTTCTGTAGAGGTAGGACCTGTTTAA